The following proteins are encoded in a genomic region of Agromyces sp. CF514:
- a CDS encoding glycosyl hydrolase 53 family protein, protein MQNRRTTRARWGAVATGAALATALTGAALTPAAWAADPADPAGPADSQVDAGIFVKKVDGLSPDFVNGVDVSSVLSLEESGVVFRDAAGQPADLFAVLADNGVNTVRIRVWNDPFDASGRGYGGGNVDAARAVEIGERATAAGLGALVDFHYSDFWADPGRQLAPKAWAGLGISELETALHDYTAETLQSFEDAGVDVTMVQVGNETNNAIAGYTRAGTPIDETFADLIQAGSSAVREVLPDALVAVHFTNPETPNRYATYAAGLAQFGVDYDVFASSYYPYWHGSTANLTSVLSQVATTYGKQVMVAETSWAHTLDDGDGYSNVIGSGTDTSQYPASVQGQATELRDVIAAVSAVGSAGVGVFYWEPAWLPVGPATDAAANAVLWERDGSGWATSAASGYDPVHVGEFYGGSAWDNQALFGFDGTALESLRTFEYARTGAVAPRVITQVGAVAVTVTDGTPVVLPGTLDVSYNDGTVEHPAVTWSSAVSWIRGPGEYEIPGSTASGLAVTASVTVLAKNFVVDHSFEDASHSAWAFGGYAWPNPTSDASDGGTAVTFWNGSAYQASATQTITGVPAGTYSLRATTQGTNSPATDSRVLSATTSKGTWSAPMEFTAWNEFHTATVPSVVVGADGVVTVSAAFSLSGGAWGVFDDVRLVAVEPPSTVKTKLLDVALAAAARIDRERFTAASVARLDDAVAVGEVVLDGSRATQRDVIAATALIAKAVLQLKRAK, encoded by the coding sequence ATGCAGAACCGACGAACGACACGAGCGAGGTGGGGCGCCGTCGCGACGGGCGCGGCACTCGCCACGGCCCTGACCGGCGCGGCACTGACGCCCGCGGCCTGGGCGGCCGACCCGGCCGACCCCGCCGGCCCGGCCGACAGCCAGGTCGACGCCGGCATCTTCGTTAAGAAGGTCGACGGCCTCTCGCCCGACTTCGTGAACGGCGTCGACGTGTCGTCGGTGCTCTCGCTCGAGGAGAGCGGGGTCGTGTTCCGGGATGCCGCCGGCCAGCCGGCCGACCTGTTCGCCGTGCTCGCCGACAACGGCGTGAACACCGTGCGCATCCGCGTGTGGAACGACCCGTTCGACGCCTCGGGCCGCGGGTACGGCGGCGGTAACGTCGACGCGGCGCGCGCCGTCGAGATCGGCGAGCGCGCGACCGCGGCGGGGCTGGGCGCGCTCGTCGACTTCCACTACTCCGACTTCTGGGCAGACCCCGGCCGCCAGCTCGCGCCGAAGGCGTGGGCGGGTCTCGGCATCTCCGAGCTCGAGACCGCCCTGCACGACTACACGGCCGAGACGCTGCAGTCCTTCGAAGACGCCGGCGTCGACGTGACGATGGTGCAGGTCGGCAACGAGACGAACAACGCGATCGCCGGGTACACGCGCGCGGGCACGCCGATCGACGAGACGTTCGCCGACCTGATCCAGGCGGGCAGCAGCGCCGTGCGCGAGGTGCTGCCCGACGCGCTCGTGGCCGTGCACTTCACGAACCCCGAGACCCCGAACCGCTACGCGACGTACGCCGCGGGCCTCGCGCAGTTCGGCGTCGACTACGACGTGTTCGCGAGCTCGTACTACCCGTACTGGCACGGCTCGACGGCGAACCTCACCTCGGTGCTCTCGCAGGTCGCGACGACGTACGGCAAGCAGGTCATGGTCGCCGAGACCTCGTGGGCGCACACCCTCGACGACGGCGACGGGTACTCCAACGTCATCGGCTCGGGCACCGACACCTCCCAGTACCCGGCGAGCGTGCAGGGCCAGGCCACCGAGCTGCGCGACGTCATCGCCGCCGTCTCGGCCGTGGGCTCGGCCGGCGTCGGCGTCTTCTACTGGGAGCCCGCGTGGCTTCCGGTCGGACCGGCGACGGATGCCGCCGCGAACGCCGTGCTGTGGGAGCGCGACGGCTCGGGCTGGGCGACCTCGGCGGCATCCGGCTACGACCCGGTGCACGTCGGCGAGTTCTACGGCGGATCGGCGTGGGACAACCAGGCGCTCTTCGGCTTCGACGGCACGGCGCTCGAGTCGCTGCGCACGTTCGAGTACGCCCGCACGGGTGCGGTGGCGCCTCGCGTCATCACCCAGGTCGGCGCCGTCGCCGTGACGGTGACCGACGGCACGCCCGTCGTGCTGCCGGGCACGCTCGACGTCTCGTACAACGACGGCACGGTCGAGCACCCGGCCGTGACGTGGAGCAGCGCCGTCTCGTGGATCCGCGGGCCCGGCGAGTACGAGATCCCGGGCTCGACCGCCTCGGGGCTCGCCGTGACGGCGTCGGTCACCGTGCTCGCGAAGAACTTCGTCGTCGACCACAGCTTCGAGGACGCCTCGCACAGCGCCTGGGCATTCGGCGGCTACGCCTGGCCCAACCCGACGTCGGATGCCTCCGACGGCGGCACGGCCGTGACCTTCTGGAACGGCTCGGCCTACCAGGCCTCGGCCACGCAGACGATCACCGGGGTGCCCGCCGGCACCTACTCGCTGCGGGCGACCACGCAGGGCACGAACAGCCCGGCGACCGACTCGCGCGTGCTGAGCGCCACGACCTCGAAGGGCACGTGGAGCGCGCCGATGGAGTTCACCGCGTGGAACGAGTTCCACACCGCGACCGTGCCCTCGGTCGTGGTCGGCGCCGACGGCGTGGTCACCGTGTCCGCGGCGTTCTCGTTGAGCGGCGGAGCGTGGGGCGTGTTCGACGACGTGCGGCTCGTCGCCGTCGAGCCGCCGAGCACCGTGAAGACGAAGCTGCTCGACGTCGCACTCGCCGCCGCGGCGCGCATCGACCGCGAGCGGTTCACCGCGGCATCCGTCGCCCGACTCGACGACGCGGTCGCCGTGGGCGAGGTCGTGCTCGACGGCTCGCGGGCGACGCAGCGCGACGTGATCGCCGCCACGGCGCTCATCGCGAAGGCGGTGCTGCAGCTCAAGCGTGCCAAGTAG
- a CDS encoding beta-galactosidase, with the protein MPLQTARFTVAHEPWAEPLARPAMGTAIDRHERISLTNRYVEQRGVPVIPVSGELHYSRVPRAEWSERLRLMRSGGVTVVASYLIWNHHQPTPDAPSFEGDLDVAAFVREAAAAGLDVVLRVGPWIHGETRNGGFPDWVQQAPVAHRTDDPAYLALVEPWFAAIGAQVADLCGPTSNVIAVQLDNELYDQPDHLVTLKRLARRHGIVAPIYTATAWGGAELPDGEVLPLYGGYGDGFWVDADHAWDTTFREHFFFSHTWDDPGIGADLRAHPGIGRRPETPRLPSASFPAATCELGGGMATAYHRRPLLSGADVAAVAHNKIGNGSGWQGYYMYAGGTNPRPALQESHATGYPNDLPEFDYDFHAPIGAAGRLGAGHAPLRRQHAFLSAFGDRLAPMPSTLPAHHPTDVDDVSTLRWALRSDGASGWLFITWQQPHVPLDTVTDVQFEVGLPDASAEPLVLPHAPVDVAPGTIAHWPLHLELGGVHLDWATASPLTVLHAADDAADAADAAVPTLVLVAESGIPVELATSAELLGAFAAEPASDAADLGSAVTSPAPGILVVEAPRPLRVELAQGDGRLSVLVLPAASADDVWVLEASGDRRLVLSADPVFEDADGWIAARAAARPDVREYLPLLGRFEPLVVAAEAPDGGRFPVAVGEPAPGTEPPAGFGDRHGRASAPSRDDVARFGIAYPLALPASSGGRRTLEIDWAGDVARLEIDGEVVADRFWDGTTWTVGLDALGGPDGVRNDARVVLRIVPLRPDAVVRLPEAAAARRALVDGPLIALDEVAVTDAGLWREQP; encoded by the coding sequence ATGCCTTTGCAGACCGCGCGGTTCACGGTGGCGCACGAGCCGTGGGCCGAGCCGCTCGCGCGGCCGGCCATGGGCACCGCGATCGACCGGCACGAGCGCATCTCGCTCACGAACCGCTACGTCGAGCAGCGCGGCGTGCCCGTGATCCCCGTGTCGGGCGAGCTGCACTACAGCCGCGTGCCCCGCGCCGAGTGGAGCGAGCGCCTGCGCCTCATGCGCTCGGGTGGCGTCACCGTCGTGGCGTCGTACCTCATCTGGAACCACCACCAGCCGACGCCCGACGCGCCGAGCTTCGAGGGCGACCTCGACGTCGCCGCGTTCGTGCGCGAGGCGGCGGCCGCCGGACTCGACGTGGTGCTGCGCGTCGGCCCGTGGATCCACGGCGAGACCCGCAACGGCGGGTTCCCCGACTGGGTGCAGCAGGCGCCGGTGGCGCACCGCACCGACGACCCCGCCTACCTCGCACTCGTCGAGCCCTGGTTCGCGGCGATCGGCGCACAGGTCGCCGACCTGTGCGGGCCGACGAGCAATGTCATCGCCGTGCAGCTCGACAACGAGCTCTACGACCAGCCCGACCACCTCGTGACGCTGAAGCGGCTCGCCCGCCGTCACGGCATCGTCGCGCCGATCTACACCGCGACCGCGTGGGGCGGCGCCGAGCTGCCAGACGGCGAGGTGCTCCCGCTCTACGGCGGTTACGGCGACGGCTTCTGGGTCGACGCCGACCACGCCTGGGACACGACGTTCCGCGAGCACTTCTTCTTCTCGCACACGTGGGACGACCCCGGCATCGGCGCAGACCTGCGCGCGCACCCCGGCATCGGACGCCGGCCCGAGACGCCGCGCCTGCCCTCGGCGTCATTCCCGGCCGCCACGTGCGAGCTCGGCGGCGGCATGGCCACGGCCTACCACCGGCGTCCGCTGCTCAGCGGGGCGGATGTCGCCGCGGTCGCGCACAACAAGATCGGCAACGGGTCGGGCTGGCAGGGCTACTACATGTACGCGGGCGGCACGAACCCGCGCCCCGCACTGCAGGAATCGCACGCCACGGGCTACCCCAACGACCTGCCCGAGTTCGACTACGACTTCCACGCGCCGATCGGCGCGGCCGGGCGTCTCGGCGCCGGCCACGCGCCGCTCCGCCGCCAGCACGCGTTCCTCTCGGCGTTCGGCGACCGACTCGCGCCCATGCCCTCGACGCTGCCCGCGCACCACCCGACCGACGTCGACGACGTCTCGACGTTGCGGTGGGCGCTGCGCAGCGACGGGGCATCCGGCTGGCTCTTCATCACCTGGCAGCAGCCGCACGTGCCGCTCGACACGGTCACCGACGTGCAGTTCGAGGTCGGGCTTCCGGATGCCTCGGCTGAGCCGCTCGTGCTGCCGCACGCCCCGGTCGACGTCGCGCCCGGCACGATCGCCCACTGGCCGCTGCACCTCGAGCTCGGCGGCGTGCACCTCGACTGGGCGACGGCATCGCCGCTCACGGTGCTGCACGCGGCGGACGACGCGGCCGATGCGGCCGATGCGGCCGTGCCGACCCTCGTGCTCGTGGCCGAGTCCGGCATCCCGGTCGAACTCGCGACCTCGGCCGAGCTGCTCGGCGCGTTCGCCGCCGAACCGGCATCGGATGCCGCGGACCTCGGGTCCGCTGTGACCTCGCCCGCCCCCGGCATCCTGGTCGTCGAGGCCCCTCGCCCGCTCCGCGTGGAGCTCGCGCAGGGCGACGGTCGGCTGTCGGTGCTCGTGCTGCCCGCGGCCTCGGCCGACGACGTGTGGGTGCTCGAGGCGAGCGGCGATCGCCGGCTCGTGCTCTCGGCCGACCCCGTGTTCGAGGACGCCGACGGCTGGATCGCGGCGCGCGCCGCGGCCCGCCCCGACGTGCGCGAGTACCTGCCGCTGCTCGGGCGGTTCGAGCCGCTCGTCGTCGCCGCCGAGGCGCCGGACGGCGGCCGGTTCCCGGTCGCGGTCGGCGAACCCGCGCCCGGTACCGAGCCGCCGGCCGGTTTCGGCGACCGCCACGGCCGTGCGTCGGCGCCCTCGCGAGACGACGTCGCGCGCTTCGGCATCGCCTACCCGCTGGCCCTGCCCGCCTCGTCGGGCGGCCGGCGCACGCTCGAGATCGACTGGGCGGGCGACGTCGCCAGGCTCGAGATCGACGGCGAGGTCGTGGCCGACCGGTTCTGGGACGGCACCACGTGGACGGTCGGGCTCGATGCGCTCGGCGGCCCCGACGGGGTCCGGAACGACGCGCGGGTCGTGCTTCGCATCGTGCCCCTGCGCCCCGACGCCGTCGTGCGCCTGCCCGAGGCGGCGGCCGCCCGACGCGCCCTCGTCGACGGCCCGCTCATCGCGCTCGACGAGGTCGCCGTCACCGACGCCGGACTCTGGCGGGAGCAGCCGTGA
- a CDS encoding ABC transporter substrate-binding protein, translating to MRSAIRTGAIAAIAAAALIMTGCSADAGSEGTADDPVELTYWAWAPNLDKVVDIWNEEHPEIQVTVNKQDGGDPAITKLLTAIKAGSGAPDLIQAEYQKIPTLVASDALADISGSIGDDVAGQFPDGVWQSVTLGGDALYAVPQDTGPMMFYYRADLFEQYGLTVPTTWDEYAETARALHAADPTKYLGTFSANDAGWFAGLAQQAEAEWWSIDGDSWGVGIDEEPTQKVAEYWGGLVAEGAIDNKPMYTPEWNAALNDGSQAGWLGAVWGPGVLSGNAADTAGLWKAAALPNWDASSPSNGNWGGSSTAVTSQSKHVEAATEFATWLNTDPEAVAALVEQTGIYPAATDAAASILTEAPEFFSNQPDFYDVAAEAAQAVAPFTYGPNVNVAFSAYNDEFAKAAEAKTVDAFLAAVTAMQKTTIDDLKAGGFSVSE from the coding sequence ATGCGTTCTGCAATCCGTACGGGTGCGATCGCGGCGATCGCCGCCGCAGCGCTCATCATGACCGGCTGCTCGGCCGACGCCGGCTCGGAGGGCACCGCCGACGATCCGGTGGAACTCACCTACTGGGCCTGGGCGCCGAACCTCGACAAGGTCGTCGACATCTGGAACGAAGAGCACCCCGAGATCCAGGTCACCGTCAACAAGCAGGACGGCGGCGACCCCGCCATCACGAAGCTCCTCACCGCCATCAAGGCCGGCAGCGGCGCGCCCGACCTGATCCAGGCCGAGTACCAGAAGATCCCGACGCTCGTCGCCTCCGACGCGCTCGCCGACATCTCGGGCTCGATCGGCGACGACGTCGCCGGCCAGTTCCCCGACGGCGTGTGGCAGTCGGTCACGCTCGGCGGCGACGCGCTCTACGCCGTGCCGCAGGACACCGGCCCCATGATGTTCTACTACCGCGCCGACCTCTTCGAGCAGTACGGCCTCACCGTGCCCACCACGTGGGACGAGTACGCCGAGACCGCCCGTGCGCTGCACGCCGCAGACCCCACCAAGTACCTCGGCACGTTCTCGGCCAACGACGCCGGCTGGTTCGCCGGCCTCGCGCAGCAGGCGGAGGCCGAGTGGTGGTCGATCGACGGCGACAGCTGGGGCGTCGGCATCGACGAGGAGCCCACGCAGAAGGTCGCCGAGTACTGGGGCGGCCTCGTCGCCGAGGGCGCCATCGACAACAAGCCGATGTACACGCCCGAGTGGAACGCCGCGCTCAACGACGGCAGCCAGGCCGGCTGGCTCGGCGCCGTCTGGGGCCCCGGCGTGCTGAGCGGCAACGCCGCCGACACCGCGGGCCTCTGGAAGGCCGCCGCGCTGCCGAACTGGGACGCCTCGTCGCCGAGCAACGGCAACTGGGGCGGCTCGTCGACGGCCGTGACCTCGCAGTCGAAGCACGTCGAGGCCGCGACCGAGTTCGCGACCTGGCTGAACACCGACCCCGAGGCGGTCGCCGCGCTCGTCGAGCAGACCGGCATCTACCCGGCAGCGACGGATGCCGCGGCATCCATCCTCACCGAGGCGCCCGAGTTCTTCAGCAACCAGCCCGACTTCTACGACGTCGCCGCCGAGGCCGCCCAGGCCGTGGCACCGTTCACCTACGGCCCGAACGTGAACGTCGCGTTCAGCGCGTACAACGACGAGTTCGCCAAGGCCGCAGAGGCCAAGACGGTCGACGCCTTCCTCGCCGCGGTCACCGCGATGCAGAAGACCACGATCGACGACCTGAAGGCCGGGGGCTTCTCGGTCTCCGAGTAG
- a CDS encoding carbohydrate ABC transporter permease has protein sequence MTATVEAPAGPVTPAPRHPRTGRRRAKGALTPWMMLMPGIVLFTVFMAAPIVYTLFLSFQKEQVKGLGLGGDSRTREFAGLENYVSTFTDPEFLASVGRVLIYGLILVPTMLGLALLFALLLDARRTGAKGFSRVSIFLPYAVPAVISSLLWGFLYLPAVSPFYWIFEQLGWDDVPSLLSPGLVMFAIANIGLWGGVGFNMIVMYTSLKAVPSDIYEAARIDGASEVQIAWRIKVPIIMPALIMTALFSMIATLQVFAEPMTLRPLTNSLSTSWSPLMLVYRDAFTRDDIYSAAATSIIIALATFAISFFFLRVVQRRAFGQED, from the coding sequence ATGACCGCCACGGTCGAAGCCCCAGCCGGGCCCGTCACGCCGGCCCCGCGGCATCCGCGAACCGGAAGGCGCCGCGCCAAGGGCGCGCTCACGCCCTGGATGATGCTCATGCCCGGCATCGTGCTCTTCACGGTGTTCATGGCCGCGCCGATCGTCTACACGCTGTTCCTGTCGTTCCAGAAGGAGCAGGTCAAGGGCCTCGGCCTCGGCGGCGACTCGCGCACCCGCGAGTTCGCCGGCCTCGAGAACTACGTCTCGACCTTCACCGACCCCGAGTTCCTCGCGAGCGTGGGGCGGGTGCTGATCTACGGGCTCATCCTCGTGCCGACCATGCTCGGCCTCGCGCTGCTGTTCGCGCTGCTGCTCGACGCCCGCCGCACGGGTGCGAAGGGCTTCAGCCGGGTCTCGATCTTCCTGCCGTACGCGGTACCCGCAGTGATCTCGTCGCTGCTCTGGGGCTTCCTCTACCTGCCCGCCGTGAGCCCGTTCTACTGGATCTTCGAGCAGCTCGGGTGGGACGACGTGCCCTCGCTGCTCTCACCCGGGCTCGTGATGTTCGCCATCGCGAACATCGGCCTCTGGGGCGGCGTCGGCTTCAACATGATCGTCATGTACACCTCGCTCAAGGCCGTGCCGAGCGACATCTACGAGGCCGCGCGCATCGACGGGGCGTCGGAGGTGCAGATCGCCTGGCGCATCAAGGTGCCGATCATCATGCCCGCGCTCATCATGACCGCGCTGTTCTCGATGATCGCGACGCTGCAGGTCTTCGCCGAGCCGATGACGCTGCGGCCCCTCACGAACAGCCTCTCGACGAGCTGGTCGCCGCTCATGCTCGTGTACCGCGACGCGTTCACGCGCGACGACATCTACTCCGCGGCCGCCACGTCGATCATCATCGCGCTCGCGACCTTCGCGATCTCGTTCTTCTTCCTCCGCGTCGTGCAGCGACGCGCCTTCGGTCAGGAGGACTGA
- a CDS encoding carbohydrate ABC transporter permease — protein MSVTTETRAATVPELSGAEGRVARRAARTAGRSASKDRRVPLSVGSTGVLILGALYCLLPVAWVVVASTKDASELFSTFTFAPSTHLWDNIVELTAYRDGLYWRWMLNTALYAGVGAVISTYVSALSGFALAKYVFPGKATVFRILLMGVLVPGVILAIPQYLLLAQVGLTNTYWSVLLPQLISPYGIYLARIYAAAAVPTEIVESARTEGARELYIFHRIALPMMGPGLVTIFLFQFVAVWNNFMLPYIMLGDDRLFPITVGLSGLLNQGASLPAMYTLVITGALLSIVPLIVLFLVLQRYWRVDLAAGAVKA, from the coding sequence ATGTCCGTCACCACAGAGACCCGCGCCGCCACGGTGCCCGAGCTGTCCGGCGCCGAAGGCCGCGTCGCCCGCCGCGCCGCGCGCACTGCCGGGCGCAGCGCGTCGAAGGACCGGCGCGTGCCCCTCTCCGTCGGCTCGACCGGCGTGCTGATCCTCGGCGCGCTCTACTGCCTGCTGCCCGTCGCGTGGGTCGTGGTCGCCTCGACGAAGGACGCCTCCGAGCTGTTCTCGACGTTCACGTTCGCGCCGTCGACCCACCTCTGGGACAACATCGTCGAGCTCACGGCCTACCGCGACGGCCTCTACTGGCGGTGGATGCTGAACACCGCCCTCTACGCGGGCGTCGGCGCCGTGATCTCGACGTACGTCTCGGCGCTGTCGGGCTTCGCGCTGGCGAAGTACGTGTTCCCGGGCAAGGCGACGGTGTTCCGCATCCTGCTCATGGGCGTGCTCGTGCCCGGCGTCATCCTCGCCATCCCGCAGTACCTGCTGCTCGCGCAGGTGGGCCTCACGAACACCTACTGGTCGGTGCTGCTGCCGCAGCTCATCAGCCCCTACGGCATCTACCTCGCGCGCATCTACGCGGCCGCGGCCGTGCCGACCGAGATCGTCGAGTCGGCCCGCACCGAGGGCGCCCGCGAGCTGTACATCTTCCACCGCATCGCGCTGCCGATGATGGGCCCGGGCCTCGTGACGATCTTCCTGTTCCAGTTCGTCGCGGTGTGGAACAACTTCATGCTGCCGTACATCATGCTGGGCGACGACCGGCTGTTCCCCATCACGGTCGGCCTCTCCGGCCTGCTGAACCAGGGCGCGTCGCTGCCCGCCATGTACACGCTCGTCATCACCGGTGCGCTGCTGTCGATCGTGCCGCTCATCGTGCTCTTCCTCGTGCTGCAGCGGTACTGGCGGGTCGACCTCGCCGCGGGCGCGGTCAAGGCGTGA
- a CDS encoding LacI family DNA-binding transcriptional regulator: MSEHAPKRRPTIEDVARESGVSRGTVSRVLNGGHWVSPPAREAVERAIKKTGYRINPHARNLATARANSVAFLLTESHDRLFEDPNFSALMRSAADALAERDLPLVLLMAGSDDEQRRATDFIMGGHVDGALLVSSHRGREGFLKRLVEAEVPVVSCGVPLGYERRIGFVTADDDEGARDVVAYLRGQGRERVATITGPQDTSGGVGRLEGYRAELGDDYDERYVAFGDYSRSSGARAMEQLLEQAPDLDAVFAANDMMAAGALDVLRARGRRVPDDVAVAGFDDAPIATRLDPQLTTMRQPFDRIAHEMVRMLLDVFDGQPAGRMTLPTELVVRESA; encoded by the coding sequence GTGAGCGAGCACGCGCCGAAGCGGCGACCGACGATCGAGGATGTCGCGCGCGAGTCGGGCGTCTCGCGGGGCACCGTGTCGCGCGTGCTGAACGGCGGGCACTGGGTCAGCCCGCCCGCGCGCGAGGCCGTCGAGCGGGCCATCAAGAAGACGGGCTACCGCATCAACCCGCACGCCCGCAATCTCGCGACGGCCCGTGCGAACTCGGTCGCGTTCCTGCTCACCGAGTCGCACGACCGCCTCTTCGAGGACCCGAACTTCTCGGCGCTCATGCGGTCGGCCGCCGACGCGCTCGCCGAGCGCGACCTGCCGCTGGTGCTGCTCATGGCGGGCTCCGACGACGAGCAGCGCCGCGCCACCGACTTCATCATGGGCGGCCACGTCGACGGCGCCCTGCTCGTGTCGTCGCACCGCGGGCGCGAGGGGTTCCTGAAGCGGCTCGTCGAGGCCGAGGTGCCGGTCGTCTCGTGCGGCGTGCCGCTCGGGTACGAACGGCGCATCGGGTTCGTGACGGCCGACGACGACGAGGGCGCGCGCGACGTCGTCGCCTACCTGCGCGGGCAGGGGCGAGAGCGCGTCGCCACGATCACCGGCCCGCAGGACACCTCGGGCGGCGTCGGGAGACTCGAGGGCTACCGCGCCGAGCTCGGCGACGACTACGACGAGCGCTACGTCGCGTTCGGCGACTACTCGCGGTCGAGCGGCGCGCGGGCCATGGAGCAACTGCTCGAGCAGGCTCCCGACCTCGACGCCGTGTTCGCCGCGAACGACATGATGGCGGCGGGCGCGCTCGACGTGCTCCGCGCCCGCGGGCGCCGGGTGCCCGACGACGTCGCCGTCGCCGGCTTCGACGACGCGCCCATCGCCACGCGACTCGACCCGCAGCTGACGACCATGCGCCAGCCGTTCGACCGCATCGCGCACGAGATGGTGCGCATGCTGCTCGACGTGTTCGACGGCCAGCCCGCCGGGCGCATGACGCTGCCCACCGAGCTCGTGGTGCGCGAGTCGGCGTAG
- a CDS encoding SDR family NAD(P)-dependent oxidoreductase: protein MAQKVIVITGASDGIGRAAARRLHADGHEVVVVGRSPQKTRSLADELGVEHHVADFADLASARSLAADLVARHPRIDVLANNAGGIFGRQRAVTVDGHEMTFQVDYLAPFLLTQHLMPTLVASKATVINTSSLANRIFSRFDLDDLESERRYRPIRAYGNAKLAQVLFTKELERRYGAEGVTSTAFHPGAIATNFSVDEGTGMAGLYRWRLRDLVMQSPEQGASTLVFLAEGEPGVDYPTGLYYTRSRPARASRLADDADLARDLWDRSVAMLEAAPAGR, encoded by the coding sequence GTGGCGCAGAAGGTCATCGTCATCACCGGCGCGAGCGACGGCATCGGCCGGGCCGCCGCGCGCAGGCTCCACGCCGACGGCCACGAGGTCGTCGTCGTCGGGCGCTCGCCGCAGAAGACGCGATCGCTCGCCGACGAGCTCGGCGTCGAGCACCACGTCGCGGACTTCGCCGACCTGGCCTCGGCGCGGTCGCTGGCTGCGGACCTCGTGGCGCGGCATCCGAGGATCGACGTGCTCGCCAACAACGCCGGCGGGATCTTCGGCAGGCAGCGCGCCGTCACGGTCGACGGCCACGAGATGACGTTCCAGGTCGACTACCTGGCGCCGTTCCTGCTGACGCAACACCTCATGCCGACGCTCGTCGCCTCGAAGGCGACCGTGATCAACACGTCGAGCCTCGCGAACCGCATCTTCTCGCGATTCGACCTCGACGACCTCGAGTCCGAGCGTCGATACCGCCCGATCCGCGCCTACGGCAACGCCAAGCTCGCGCAGGTGCTCTTCACGAAGGAGCTCGAGCGGCGGTACGGCGCCGAGGGCGTGACCTCGACCGCGTTCCACCCGGGCGCGATCGCGACGAACTTCTCGGTCGACGAGGGCACGGGCATGGCCGGCCTGTACCGCTGGCGCCTGCGCGACCTGGTGATGCAGTCGCCCGAGCAGGGTGCGTCGACGCTCGTCTTCCTCGCCGAGGGCGAGCCGGGCGTCGACTACCCGACCGGGCTCTACTACACGCGGTCACGCCCGGCCCGCGCGAGCCGCCTGGCCGACGACGCCGACCTCGCCCGCGACCTCTGGGACCGCTCGGTCGCGATGCTCGAGGCCGCGCCCGCCGGGCGCTGA
- a CDS encoding DUF4406 domain-containing protein has protein sequence MTTSMMILIAGPYASGTDGDPARMQQNLARLEAAAWPIFRAGHVPMIGEWVALPVLASAGASGPTDPLAADVMYPTAERLLQRCDAVLRLPGASKGADQDVAIARSRNLPVYFSLDEVPGVVAA, from the coding sequence ATGACCACCTCGATGATGATCCTGATCGCCGGCCCCTACGCCTCGGGCACCGACGGCGACCCCGCCCGCATGCAGCAGAACCTCGCGCGGCTCGAAGCAGCCGCCTGGCCCATCTTCCGCGCCGGCCACGTGCCGATGATCGGCGAGTGGGTCGCCCTGCCGGTGCTCGCGAGCGCCGGAGCGAGCGGCCCGACCGACCCGCTCGCCGCAGACGTGATGTATCCGACCGCCGAACGCCTGCTCCAGCGCTGCGACGCCGTGCTGCGCCTGCCCGGCGCTTCGAAGGGCGCGGATCAGGATGTCGCGATCGCACGGTCGCGCAACCTGCCCGTGTACTTCAGCCTCGACGAGGTGCCGGGCGTCGTCGCCGCGTGA